A window of the Brumimicrobium sp. genome harbors these coding sequences:
- a CDS encoding ATP-binding protein produces the protein MERAILTKLNHWKQADNRKPLLLKGARQVGKTWVMKEFGRKYYEQVLYINFERDKLLQNLFKTDFNISRILTALQVQSGIDPKAENTLIIFDEIQEAEGALTALKYFQEETPEYHVIGAGSLLGIALNKSSFPVGKVQFLEMHPMSFSEFLEAMGEGLILNLLKEKDWNLMQTFHERIVDLLKQYYFVGGMPEAVKNYVDHRNFEEVRKLQKDILTAYELDFSKHAPPQIIPKIRMVWNSLPSQLARENKKFIYGLVKTGARAREYEDTLNWLVNYGLIHRIYRITKPGFPIRSYEDLKAFKIFALDTGLLGALSGLDAQILLQKNKLFTEFKGALTEQFILQQLISENEIHPNYWSNDTSSNEVDFIIEHQQNLYPLEVKAEENLQSKSLKSYHQHFEPKMSIRTSLAHFRNDDWLINIPLYAIREIQSMIQGVE, from the coding sequence ATGGAAAGAGCGATTTTAACGAAATTAAACCATTGGAAGCAAGCTGATAATAGAAAGCCTCTCTTATTGAAAGGTGCTCGTCAAGTTGGTAAAACTTGGGTTATGAAAGAATTTGGTCGTAAATATTATGAACAGGTGCTTTATATCAATTTCGAACGAGATAAATTATTGCAAAATTTATTCAAAACCGATTTTAATATTTCCCGAATTTTAACTGCTTTACAAGTTCAATCTGGAATAGACCCCAAGGCTGAAAATACACTTATTATTTTTGATGAAATACAAGAAGCTGAAGGTGCATTGACCGCCTTAAAGTATTTTCAGGAGGAAACGCCTGAGTATCATGTTATTGGAGCCGGTTCTTTATTGGGAATTGCATTGAACAAATCATCTTTCCCTGTTGGTAAAGTTCAATTTTTAGAGATGCATCCCATGAGTTTTTCAGAGTTTTTGGAAGCAATGGGAGAAGGTCTTATTTTAAACTTGTTGAAAGAAAAAGATTGGAATTTGATGCAGACTTTTCATGAGAGAATTGTCGATTTATTAAAGCAATATTATTTTGTAGGCGGAATGCCGGAAGCCGTTAAAAATTATGTTGATCATCGAAATTTTGAAGAGGTGAGAAAATTACAAAAAGATATTTTAACAGCTTATGAACTTGATTTTTCAAAACATGCACCTCCGCAAATTATACCTAAAATAAGGATGGTTTGGAACAGTTTGCCTTCACAGTTGGCAAGAGAAAATAAAAAATTTATTTATGGTTTGGTAAAAACCGGTGCAAGAGCGAGAGAATATGAAGACACACTGAATTGGTTGGTGAATTACGGTTTAATTCATCGTATTTATAGAATCACCAAACCTGGATTTCCGATTCGCTCGTATGAGGATCTGAAAGCGTTTAAGATATTTGCTTTGGATACCGGACTTTTAGGAGCTTTGTCGGGTTTGGATGCTCAAATTTTACTTCAAAAAAACAAGCTTTTTACAGAATTTAAAGGTGCGTTGACCGAACAGTTTATTTTGCAACAACTTATTAGCGAAAATGAAATTCATCCTAATTATTGGTCGAATGATACATCGAGCAATGAAGTTGATTTTATTATAGAACATCAACAAAACCTGTATCCGTTAGAAGTGAAAGCAGAAGAAAACCTACAATCAAAATCGTTAAAAAGTTACCATCAGCATTTTGAACCAAAAATGAGTATTCGAACCTCTTTGGCTCATTTCAGAAATGATGATTGGTTAATCAATATTCCGTTGTATGCCATTCGAGAAATTCAGTCGATGATTCAGGGGGTGGAATGA
- a CDS encoding site-specific DNA-methyltransferase: MKLYQTLESQLKKEPNYVSDNGELKKWVVISKAQNFDEELIALLLENETIKAYFFKEIVGVTVFNQVLFLQFLEQKNYLNDSYTQFKNKVGLTIDGKYLKQRNEVALVWPFKDCILEGGQSREEDKREEIFFNEVLAQDEITQLLEPKVLTNAKHFSSDGEKPFEKFNRNEEGTITDNLIIKGNNLLALHSLKQEFAGKVKLIYIDPPYNTGGDSFGYNDRFNHSSWLTFMKSRLEVAKEMLSNDGSILVQADWNEIHYLKVLLDSIFKRENFRNEIIWAYHGPGSPKMKQYNRKHDTILWYSNTDTWIFNGDDVRMSSEVHVGGFNNEMSSSVSNEYTNKGKIPEDWWELGRDKEEFVQEMSVLYDEYEKIKNKDWWKMAVAARIRVDGQRRSGYLTEKPYKLIERLIKAHTDEDDFVLDFFAGSGTTGFVANYLNRKFILVEQLDNTHSIIDKRFKGIDYTYLELKKYNQTFIEQIEIAKTTDELLSIWEQMKEKSFLNYNVDIQKQEKHIEEFKSLTLTEQKQHLIEVLDKNQLYVNLSSLNDEKFECTEGEKRLNRDFYEGK; the protein is encoded by the coding sequence ATGAAATTATACCAAACTCTCGAATCCCAACTCAAAAAAGAACCCAATTACGTTTCTGACAATGGCGAACTCAAAAAATGGGTAGTTATTAGCAAAGCGCAAAATTTTGATGAAGAACTTATCGCCCTTTTGTTAGAAAATGAAACAATAAAAGCCTATTTCTTTAAAGAAATTGTAGGCGTAACTGTTTTTAATCAAGTTTTATTTCTTCAGTTTTTAGAACAGAAAAACTACCTCAATGACAGTTATACCCAATTCAAAAACAAAGTGGGCTTAACCATTGATGGGAAATACCTCAAACAACGCAACGAAGTAGCTTTAGTTTGGCCATTTAAGGATTGTATCTTGGAAGGCGGACAATCTCGTGAAGAAGACAAACGAGAAGAAATTTTCTTTAATGAAGTTTTGGCACAAGATGAAATTACGCAATTGTTAGAACCAAAGGTGTTGACCAATGCTAAACATTTTTCTAGTGATGGAGAGAAACCTTTTGAAAAATTCAACAGAAACGAAGAAGGAACAATTACCGACAACTTGATTATCAAAGGGAATAACTTATTGGCATTACACTCTCTTAAACAGGAATTTGCTGGGAAAGTAAAGTTGATTTATATCGATCCGCCGTATAATACAGGAGGAGATTCATTCGGATACAACGATAGATTTAATCATTCTTCTTGGCTGACCTTTATGAAGAGTAGATTAGAGGTGGCGAAAGAAATGCTTTCGAATGACGGAAGTATATTAGTGCAAGCAGATTGGAATGAGATACATTATTTAAAAGTATTACTCGACTCAATATTTAAACGAGAAAATTTCAGGAATGAAATTATTTGGGCCTATCATGGGCCTGGCTCACCAAAAATGAAACAATATAATAGAAAACATGATACTATTTTATGGTATTCAAATACTGATACTTGGATTTTTAATGGTGATGATGTTCGTATGTCTTCAGAGGTACACGTAGGAGGTTTTAATAATGAAATGAGTTCTTCTGTTAGTAATGAATATACGAATAAGGGAAAAATACCGGAAGATTGGTGGGAATTAGGACGAGATAAAGAAGAGTTTGTACAAGAGATGAGTGTTCTCTATGATGAATACGAAAAAATTAAAAATAAAGATTGGTGGAAAATGGCGGTTGCAGCAAGAATTAGGGTTGATGGACAAAGACGATCAGGTTATTTAACTGAAAAGCCATATAAGTTAATAGAAAGACTTATTAAGGCTCATACAGATGAAGATGATTTTGTTCTTGATTTTTTTGCTGGTAGCGGAACTACAGGTTTTGTTGCAAATTATTTAAATCGAAAATTTATATTAGTAGAACAACTTGATAATACGCATTCAATTATTGACAAAAGATTTAAAGGGATTGATTACACCTACCTTGAACTCAAAAAATACAACCAAACCTTTATCGAGCAAATAGAAATAGCAAAAACCACCGATGAATTATTAAGTATTTGGGAGCAAATGAAAGAAAAATCATTCCTCAATTACAATGTAGATATTCAAAAACAAGAGAAACATATCGAAGAATTTAAGTCACTTACATTGACGGAGCAAAAACAACACTTGATTGAGGTTTTAGATAAAAACCAGTTGTATGTGAACTTGTCGTCATTAAATGATGAAAAATTTGAGTGTACGGAGGGGGAAAAACGTCTTAACCGGGATTTTTATGAAGGAAAATAA
- a CDS encoding GxxExxY protein has translation MVTKKYLDELTYEVIGSAIEVHKIMGRGLLESVYHQCMIEELKHRKINFQTEMKIPVDYKGKTLNIDFRCDLFIENCLVVELKAVQETNSIFEAQLLTYMKLLQIPKGVLINFNCSNIFHEGQQTFVNEYFRKLI, from the coding sequence ATGGTAACAAAAAAATATTTAGATGAATTAACTTATGAGGTAATCGGAAGTGCAATTGAAGTTCATAAAATAATGGGTAGAGGCTTATTAGAAAGTGTATATCATCAATGTATGATAGAAGAGTTAAAACATAGGAAAATTAATTTTCAAACAGAGATGAAAATCCCCGTAGATTACAAAGGTAAAACACTAAATATTGATTTCAGATGTGATTTGTTTATTGAGAATTGTTTGGTTGTGGAACTAAAAGCAGTTCAAGAAACGAATTCTATTTTTGAAGCTCAGTTGCTAACCTATATGAAACTATTGCAAATCCCTAAAGGAGTTCTTATCAATTTCAATTGCTCAAACATTTTCCATGAAGGACAACAAACTTTTGTTAATGAATACTTTAGGAAATTAATTTAA
- a CDS encoding DEAD/DEAH box helicase family protein — MAFLYDTLLQEFGKREISRVEVPSSISDNLKYQQRPYQIEAFQRFILCHSENFEGKPNKPLHLLFNMATGSGKTLVMAGLILHLYEKGYRNFLFFVNSNNIIQKTKDNFLNSNASKYLFQNKIVIDGKEVQIKEVENFDEADLQNINIKFTTIQQLHIDLNNTKENSVTYEDFEDKKIVLIADEAHHLSSGTKSGDLFGSWEQTVVEILNQNFDNLLLEFTATLDYGSREIVEKYQDKVLYKYDLAQFRIDKYSKEINLIRSQYDEKERIIQALLLNLYRQELASLHNINLKPVVLFKAKKTIKESEENKLRFHQLIDELSERMIELIQQTSTVSIVQKAFHFFEKQNISKTEIVNRIQRNFKEENCLSANNDNEAEQNQILLNTLEDENNPIRAIFAVQKLNEGWDVLNLFDIVRLYEGRDGNNNRPGKTTLSEAQLIGRGARYYPFALEVGQDKYTRKYDDDIANDLKVLEELYYHTKEDSRYISELKKALIESGVYEDENNSTIKQLQLKLDYKQSEHYQNDYVFFNQKIPKSFDNIQSFSDIGVTRTDYRHTLSSGIGKISSAFFELESTISDVEVIKTKEIPLANIPKHIIRYGLSQLPFFYFDNLSHYFPNIKSLSNFIENKDYLGGLKITFKGTHQRLQAITHFDYLQAINGLLQMIEAEIKGNSTEYEGSEFVKKYVHQVFKDKEIRVPIGDERENGQEDLVLNEPWYAYNANYGTSEEKRFIELFARKFESLQQRYEDIYILRNERELAIYDKKGRRFEPDFLLFCKQKEENVAYQVFIEPKGQHLIAHDRWKEDFLNEIAKDKTLIEIHSDKYLLTAVPFYNYNNENEFAKILIDVLEN; from the coding sequence ATGGCATTTTTATACGACACATTATTACAAGAATTTGGAAAGAGAGAAATTTCAAGAGTTGAAGTTCCTTCGTCGATTTCCGATAATTTAAAATACCAGCAACGCCCGTATCAAATCGAAGCTTTTCAGCGATTTATATTGTGTCATTCCGAGAATTTTGAAGGAAAACCAAACAAACCCTTGCACTTGCTTTTCAATATGGCAACAGGAAGTGGAAAAACGCTAGTAATGGCAGGTTTAATCCTACATTTATACGAAAAAGGATATCGCAACTTCTTGTTTTTTGTGAATAGCAACAATATTATTCAGAAAACAAAAGATAATTTCTTGAATAGCAATGCTTCTAAATATCTATTTCAAAATAAAATTGTCATTGACGGAAAAGAAGTGCAAATTAAAGAAGTGGAGAACTTTGATGAGGCAGATTTACAAAATATCAATATCAAATTTACCACGATTCAGCAACTGCATATCGACCTAAACAATACAAAGGAAAATAGCGTTACTTATGAAGATTTTGAAGACAAAAAAATCGTGTTGATAGCCGATGAAGCTCACCATTTGAGTTCGGGAACAAAAAGTGGTGATTTGTTTGGAAGTTGGGAACAAACAGTTGTCGAAATTCTCAATCAAAATTTTGATAATTTACTATTGGAATTTACAGCTACATTGGATTATGGAAGCCGTGAAATCGTAGAGAAATACCAAGATAAAGTGCTTTATAAATACGATTTAGCTCAATTTAGGATTGATAAATATTCCAAAGAAATCAATTTGATTCGTTCACAATACGATGAAAAAGAACGGATTATTCAAGCTTTGTTACTGAATTTATACCGTCAGGAATTAGCAAGTTTACACAATATCAATTTAAAACCTGTTGTTCTTTTTAAGGCAAAAAAAACGATTAAAGAATCAGAAGAAAATAAGCTGAGATTTCATCAATTGATAGATGAACTTTCTGAACGAATGATTGAACTAATACAACAGACATCAACCGTTTCTATTGTTCAAAAAGCATTTCATTTTTTTGAAAAACAAAACATTTCTAAGACTGAAATTGTCAACCGTATTCAACGTAATTTTAAAGAAGAAAACTGTTTGAGTGCGAATAATGACAATGAAGCTGAGCAAAATCAAATATTATTGAATACTTTGGAGGATGAAAACAATCCCATTCGTGCGATTTTTGCTGTTCAGAAACTAAATGAAGGTTGGGATGTGCTGAATTTGTTTGATATTGTGCGTCTATACGAAGGTCGAGATGGAAATAACAACAGACCAGGAAAAACAACGCTTTCTGAAGCACAATTAATCGGTCGTGGTGCGAGATATTATCCTTTTGCATTGGAAGTCGGACAAGACAAATACACCAGAAAATACGATGATGATATTGCCAATGATTTAAAGGTGTTAGAAGAGCTGTATTACCACACCAAAGAAGACAGCCGCTATATTTCTGAATTGAAAAAAGCATTGATAGAATCGGGAGTTTATGAAGATGAAAATAATTCTACGATTAAACAATTACAGCTAAAACTAGATTACAAACAATCGGAACATTATCAGAATGATTATGTTTTCTTCAATCAAAAAATACCAAAAAGTTTTGACAACATTCAATCTTTTTCAGATATAGGTGTAACGAGAACCGATTATCGTCATACACTTTCTTCAGGAATCGGAAAGATATCCAGTGCGTTTTTTGAATTGGAAAGTACAATTTCTGATGTAGAGGTTATCAAAACAAAAGAAATTCCGCTAGCTAATATTCCAAAGCATATTATTCGCTATGGGTTGAGTCAGTTGCCATTCTTTTATTTCGACAATCTTTCGCATTATTTTCCAAACATCAAATCCTTGTCTAATTTCATTGAAAACAAAGATTATTTAGGTGGATTGAAAATAACTTTTAAAGGAACACATCAAAGACTACAAGCAATTACGCACTTTGATTATTTACAAGCCATCAACGGACTTTTGCAAATGATTGAAGCAGAAATTAAAGGAAATTCGACAGAATATGAAGGTTCTGAATTTGTAAAGAAATATGTGCATCAAGTTTTTAAAGACAAAGAAATTCGAGTACCAATAGGTGATGAACGAGAAAACGGACAAGAAGATTTAGTCCTCAATGAGCCTTGGTATGCTTATAATGCCAACTATGGGACAAGTGAAGAAAAGCGATTTATTGAATTATTCGCTCGAAAATTTGAAAGTTTACAACAGCGTTACGAAGATATTTACATTCTTCGAAATGAAAGAGAATTAGCAATTTACGACAAAAAAGGAAGAAGATTTGAACCTGATTTTTTATTGTTCTGTAAGCAAAAAGAAGAAAATGTCGCTTATCAAGTTTTTATTGAACCAAAAGGGCAACATTTGATTGCACACGATAGATGGAAAGAAGATTTCTTAAACGAAATAGCAAAGGATAAAACCTTGATTGAAATTCATTCCGATAAGTATTTGTTGACTGCCGTTCCTTTTTATAATTATAACAATGAAAATGAGTTTGCGAAGATATTGATTGATGTTTTGGAAAATTAG
- a CDS encoding hemolysin family protein, whose product MEILIIIGLILLNGIFSMAEMSLVSSRRFKLEKSQKKGHKGAKAALKLTDKPTRFLSTIQIGITLIGILLGIYSGDSLVKNFAGYLDQFVFLQGYSHKLATVIIVCVVTYFSIVLGELLPKRLGMTFPESIASTLAIPMKILSILTSPFVWLLTASNEVLLKLLGINSKSKSKVSEEEIKSIIKDSADGGEIQYIERDIVERIFELGDRKVNSLFTYRRDIIYFTIEDTLDEIKSKINQEKHSAYPVTKDNNIDDIIGIVLLKDLFTHVDDVDFNIINIIREPLYFIESTFAYKVLESFKKEKIHYGIIVDEFGLTQGIVTMDDVVDALVGDMSEIDQYDYQITQRNENSWLVDGQYPIIDFLKYFEIELEDQHKRNYTTVAGLLIHNLQNLPNVGQKIIIDNYELEIIDKDGQRIDKIMVSKNIPRS is encoded by the coding sequence GTGGAAATTTTAATAATAATAGGTCTAATCCTTCTTAATGGAATATTCTCAATGGCAGAAATGTCCTTAGTTTCTTCCCGAAGATTTAAATTAGAAAAATCCCAAAAGAAAGGTCATAAAGGAGCTAAAGCAGCTTTGAAACTTACAGATAAACCTACAAGATTTCTAAGTACGATTCAAATAGGAATAACTTTAATTGGAATTTTACTTGGAATTTATAGTGGAGATAGTTTAGTTAAGAATTTTGCTGGATATTTAGACCAATTTGTTTTCCTGCAAGGTTATTCTCACAAGCTGGCAACAGTGATTATTGTTTGTGTTGTAACTTATTTCTCTATTGTATTGGGTGAACTTCTACCAAAAAGACTAGGCATGACTTTCCCTGAATCCATTGCTTCTACATTAGCAATTCCGATGAAGATACTCTCCATTCTAACTTCGCCTTTTGTCTGGCTATTGACTGCTTCTAATGAGGTTTTACTTAAATTATTAGGAATTAATAGTAAATCAAAAAGTAAGGTTTCAGAAGAAGAAATAAAATCTATCATTAAAGACAGTGCAGATGGTGGAGAAATTCAGTATATTGAAAGGGATATTGTAGAACGAATATTTGAATTAGGTGATAGAAAAGTCAATTCTCTATTTACTTATAGAAGAGATATTATCTATTTTACTATTGAAGATACTTTAGACGAAATAAAGTCTAAGATTAATCAAGAAAAACATTCTGCTTATCCAGTTACTAAAGACAACAATATTGATGATATAATTGGAATTGTGCTTTTAAAAGATTTATTTACTCATGTGGATGATGTCGATTTTAATATTATAAACATTATAAGAGAACCTTTATATTTTATCGAAAGTACCTTTGCCTATAAAGTACTTGAGTCTTTCAAAAAAGAAAAGATACACTATGGAATCATTGTGGATGAATTTGGTTTGACACAGGGAATTGTTACCATGGATGACGTGGTGGATGCCTTGGTAGGTGATATGTCTGAAATTGATCAATACGACTACCAAATAACTCAAAGAAATGAAAATTCATGGTTAGTGGATGGTCAATATCCAATTATTGACTTCTTAAAATACTTTGAAATTGAATTAGAAGACCAACACAAACGTAATTATACAACTGTTGCTGGGTTACTGATACATAATCTACAGAATTTACCAAATGTTGGACAAAAAATCATAATTGATAATTATGAGCTTGAAATAATTGATAAGGATGGGCAACGGATTGATAAAATTATGGTTTCAAAAAATATCCCTCGTTCTTAA
- a CDS encoding T9SS type A sorting domain-containing protein — translation MCKPISGQDRLLILNNGNWNGNQIMTDNAYFNQMVTTSQNLNKSYGYLWWLNGKQSYMVPGLQVVIPGTLIPNAPSDMISAMGKGGQFLNVVPSENLVWIRMGEEPNNSLVPFLLNDDIWEYVNDLQCASTGIDNEVYQNNFVQLFPNPSNEMVSLKSDKEISKVRIYDVRGQLVKTENTATKEISISIKELQSGFYFVCVSLTDGKIWTDKLIKK, via the coding sequence ATGTGTAAACCTATTTCAGGACAAGACAGATTGCTGATTTTAAATAATGGAAATTGGAACGGAAACCAAATTATGACGGACAACGCTTATTTTAACCAAATGGTAACTACTTCACAAAACTTAAACAAATCTTACGGTTATTTGTGGTGGTTGAACGGAAAACAGTCATATATGGTGCCGGGCTTGCAAGTGGTAATACCAGGTACTTTAATTCCTAATGCCCCAAGTGATATGATTTCTGCAATGGGTAAAGGCGGACAATTCTTAAACGTAGTGCCAAGTGAAAATTTAGTTTGGATAAGAATGGGCGAAGAACCTAACAATTCGTTAGTTCCGTTTTTACTAAATGACGATATTTGGGAATATGTAAATGACTTGCAATGTGCATCGACAGGAATAGACAACGAAGTTTATCAGAATAATTTTGTTCAATTATTCCCAAACCCAAGCAATGAAATGGTAAGTCTAAAATCAGACAAAGAAATTTCAAAAGTAAGAATTTACGATGTTCGCGGACAGTTAGTAAAAACTGAAAACACAGCAACAAAAGAAATTAGCATCTCAATCAAAGAATTACAAAGTGGATTTTACTTTGTATGTGTAAGTTTGACAGACGGAAAAATATGGACAGATAAACTGATAAAGAAATAA
- a CDS encoding IS3 family transposase, with product MRQPKIGLSKLCWLFGVTRQAYYQSFYRAEFQEIEQALVLKEVISIRNNHPRIGTRKLYIMLESFLLEHQIKMGRDALFDLLSLHTLLIRRRKRVIRTTQSNHWMRKYPNLIRAFIPTAPNQLWVSDITYWKTGFGVLYISLITDAFSHKIIGYNLAQSLEAIESLKALKMALKQDILSQNLIHHSDRGSQYCSYKYVNLLNSYDVQISMTESGDPLENAVAERVNGILKEEYLEYYKVRTFKQAKELFDKVVVLYNEHRPHMSIGNQTPNKVHLGEVEKGERKWKTYYRKVNQEQKSEECV from the coding sequence ATGCGTCAACCTAAAATAGGATTAAGCAAATTATGCTGGTTGTTTGGTGTTACTCGTCAGGCATATTATCAGAGTTTTTATAGAGCAGAATTTCAAGAAATTGAACAAGCTTTAGTATTAAAAGAAGTCATTTCTATTAGAAATAATCATCCAAGAATAGGAACTAGGAAGCTGTACATTATGTTGGAAAGTTTTCTGCTAGAGCACCAAATAAAAATGGGGAGAGATGCTTTGTTTGACTTGCTTTCCCTACATACTTTATTGATTAGAAGGAGAAAAAGAGTCATCAGAACAACCCAGTCTAATCACTGGATGAGAAAATACCCCAACTTAATAAGAGCATTTATTCCAACTGCTCCTAACCAGTTATGGGTAAGTGATATAACTTATTGGAAAACAGGATTTGGTGTTTTGTATATTTCTTTAATTACAGATGCTTTTAGTCATAAAATAATTGGTTATAACCTAGCTCAATCTCTTGAAGCCATTGAGAGTTTAAAGGCTCTTAAAATGGCATTAAAGCAGGATATATTGTCGCAAAATCTTATTCATCATTCTGACAGAGGGAGTCAGTATTGCAGCTATAAATATGTAAATCTCTTAAATAGTTATGATGTTCAAATAAGTATGACTGAATCTGGAGATCCGTTAGAAAATGCCGTTGCAGAAAGGGTTAATGGAATACTAAAAGAAGAATATTTAGAGTATTATAAAGTAAGAACTTTTAAGCAGGCTAAGGAGTTATTTGACAAGGTGGTTGTTCTGTATAATGAACATAGACCTCACATGAGTATTGGGAATCAAACTCCTAATAAGGTTCATTTAGGAGAGGTGGAAAAGGGCGAAAGGAAATGGAAAACATATTATAGAAAAGTAAATCAAGAACAAAAAAGTGAAGAGTGTGTATAG
- a CDS encoding beta-lactamase family protein: MKKIYFFIVATFVSFNINAQSLYFPPTTGNTWDTISPQTLGYCQSKIDSLYDFLESENTKAFILLKDGKIVLEKYFGTHTQTTPWQWASAGKTITAFMVGIAQQDGLLSISDTTSTYLGQGWTDCTPTQEEKITIKHQLSMTSGLDDGVPDHFCTLDTCLIYKADAGTRWAYHNGPYTLLDEVIENATGQTLNSYTTQKLKNPTGMTGTFVSVGYNNVFFSNARSMARFGLSRPKKSLHFFSLILL; encoded by the coding sequence ATGAAAAAAATTTACTTTTTTATAGTTGCGACTTTTGTTTCGTTTAATATTAACGCACAGTCTCTTTATTTCCCACCTACAACAGGGAATACTTGGGATACAATTTCTCCACAAACATTAGGTTACTGTCAATCAAAAATTGATAGTTTATATGATTTTTTGGAAAGTGAAAACACCAAAGCGTTTATTTTGCTAAAAGACGGGAAAATCGTTTTGGAAAAATATTTTGGAACGCATACACAAACCACACCTTGGCAATGGGCTTCAGCAGGAAAAACAATTACCGCATTTATGGTAGGTATTGCTCAGCAAGATGGGCTTTTATCAATTTCCGATACAACTTCTACTTATCTTGGTCAGGGTTGGACAGATTGCACACCTACACAAGAAGAAAAAATAACTATCAAACATCAATTATCAATGACATCAGGGTTAGATGACGGAGTTCCCGACCATTTTTGCACGTTGGACACTTGTTTAATTTACAAAGCAGATGCAGGCACACGTTGGGCATATCACAACGGACCTTACACGCTTCTTGACGAAGTAATTGAAAACGCAACAGGACAAACACTAAACAGTTATACAACACAAAAACTCAAAAACCCAACAGGAATGACTGGAACATTTGTTTCGGTTGGATACAATAACGTGTTTTTTAGTAATGCAAGAAGCATGGCAAGGTTCGGATTGTCTCGTCCTAAAAAAAGTTTACACTTTTTCTCTTTAATCCTGTTATAA